The Arachis hypogaea cultivar Tifrunner chromosome 19, arahy.Tifrunner.gnm2.J5K5, whole genome shotgun sequence genome has a window encoding:
- the LOC112777168 gene encoding uncharacterized protein: MSLACLVCHSVENPSPSHSFRSSVSNSENEGRCYAIANCLTRKLSLPPPTMHSFHPPSSSKVTPQPISSDNEVPGTPRLVRSRAVRRDIVQDWNFDEVVMA, from the coding sequence ATGAGTCTGGCATGTCTTGTGTGCCATAGTGTGGAAAACCCATCACCATCACACTCTTTTCGAAGTTCTGTTTCAAATTCAGAAAATGAAGGAAGATGCTATGCTATTGCCAACTGTTTAACAAGGAAATTATCTCTTCCACCCCCAACAATGCACTCTTTTCATCCACCATCATCATCCAAAGTTACCCCACAACCTATTTCCAGTGACAACGAGGTACCTGGTACTCCAAGGCTGGTACGAAGCCGTGCTGTCAGAAGGGACATTGTACAAGACTGGAATTTTGATGAAGTTGTGATGGCTTAG